In Pyrus communis chromosome 1, drPyrComm1.1, whole genome shotgun sequence, the following are encoded in one genomic region:
- the LOC137716457 gene encoding protein ALTERED PHOSPHATE STARVATION RESPONSE 1-like → MGCGGSKVDDLPLVTLCRERKDFIKKALDQRYALAAAHLSYFQSLQHIGDALCKFVDEDLIISGAGGSSSPPGSPVLTLPSDEGKPRKSKPHTNDSSSTSISHSVSADSPKADDFDDSHINLSSGSESESELDLSSGHIHIEDSPEQEVPSSSSSYRYPSSYPSNYPPNYPPNYPSNYTPNSHMYYMRRTETPMQTVYYEEPERYPTQNGPYLDPYPGYSGFQPYGGGGFFGYPMGSPVNSENPYNRRPPSPPSPARPPPAPPSPPTTSTWDFLNVFETYDNTGYPGSYPKARYGYGSTTSSPDSKEVREREGIPDLEDETEQEVLKEVHKEKRKANEEGNVNRNRNRNSGEGTSRAVPLRQPSSEGSSGTVPLHSSESSHSGRGKEIKSSPDTIGSKNSEEESVKKKRVSFEFEVEVEAASTHDVGSSKGSSLTTLSVHGPRDLQEVVKEIRDEFETASTYGKEVGMLLEVGKLPYQPRGAALKVVFSRILYLVAPSMLSSPPSSRPPVKLSSKTVKLAKAYQGEPGKDIKKPGNLSSTLEKLYAWEKKLYKEVKDEEKLRVDYEKKCKKLKNLDNHGAESAKIDAAQASVRKLLTKINVCIRAADTISRRIHKLRDEELLPQVTELIHGLIRMWKSMLKCHKKQFQAIMESKIRSLKVSTGLRKDSGLKATLELEMELLSWCASFNNWVSTQKSYVESLNGWLSRCINQEPEETTDGVAPFSPGRMGAPPIFVVCNDWCQAMERISEKGVAGAMQDFASTLHQLWERQDEEQRQRIKAEYVSKNLESQLRKLRMERAKRDHDHDASTDKSALSKSPSDSGVSPLDDLKVDLDSMKKRLAEERARHKEAIKLVNHAASNSLQGGLVPIFGTLDSFTSEALKVHEQVRLQDARGS, encoded by the exons ATGGGCTGCGGTGGCTCCAAGGTCGACGACTTGCCGCTAGTCACGCTTTGCCGGGAGCGGAAGGACTTCATCAAAAAGGCGTTGGACCAGCGCTACGCTCTCGCCGCAGCCCACCTCTCCTACTTCCAATCCCTCCAGCACATCGGCGACGCCCTGTGCAAGTTCGTCGACGAAGACCTTATTATCTCCGGCGCCGGCGGGTCGTCTTCGCCGCCGGGATCCCCAGTTCTCACGTTACCCTCTGACGAAGGCAAGCCCAGGAAAAGTAAACCCCATACAAACGACTCGTCGTCTACGTCGATTTCGCACTCTGTTTCCGCTGATTCGCCGAAAGCGGACGACTTTGACGACTCTCACATAAATTTGTCGTCTGGGTCCGAGTCAGAATCCGAGTTAGACTTGTCGTCGGGTCACATTCACATCGAGGACAGCCCGGAGCAAGAGGtaccctcttcttcttcctcctatcGTTACCCTTCGAGTTACCCTTCGAATTACCCTCCGAATTACCCCCCGAATTACCCTTCGAATTACACTCCGAATTCACATATGTATTATATGAGAAGGACAGAGACGCCGATGCAGACGGTGTATTACGAAGAGCCGGAGAGATATCCGACCCAAAATGGTCCTTACCTGGATCCTTATCCGGGTTATTCGGGTTTTCAGCCATATGGGGGTGGTGGGTTTTTCGGGTACCCAATGGGGTCACCGGTGAATAGTGAAAATCCTTACAATAGACGGCCGCCGAGCCCACCATCACCGGCCCGTCCTCCACCTGCACCGCCTTCGCCTCCGACAACCTCCACTTGGGATTTCCTGAATGTGTTTGAAACTTATGATAATACTGGTTACCCGGGTTCCTATCCGAAGGCTAGATACGGGTACGGGTCCACGACGAGCAGTCCGGACTCGAAGgaggtgagggagagagagggaattCCTGATTTGGAGGATGAGACAGAGCAGGAAGTGTTGAAAGAGGTTCACAAGGAGAAGCGGAAGGCGAATGAAGAGGGTAATGTGAATAGGAATAGGAATCGAAATTCGGGTGAAGGGACTTCAAGGGCTGTGCCATTGAGGCAGCCAAGCAGTGAGGGGAGTTCAGGGACAGTGCCATTGCATAGCAGTGAAAGTTCACACTCTGGGCGTGGGAAGGAGATAAAGAGCAGTCCTGATACAATTGGATCCAAAAACTCTGAAGAGGAATCTGTGAAGAAAAAGAGGGTGAGTTTTGAGTTTGAGGTTGAGGTTGAAGCTGCATCGACGCACGATGTTGGATCGTCTAAAGGGAGTAGCTTAACTACATTGTCAGTCCACGGTCCAAGGGATCTTCAGGAGGTTGTGAAGGAAATCAGGGATGAGTTCGAGACTGCGTCTACTTATGGGAAAGAGGTTGGCATGCTGCTTGAAGTGGGCAAGTTGCCTTATCAGCCTAGAGGTGCTGCACTTAAAG TGGTCTTCTCAAGGATCCTTTACCTTGTAGCACCTTCCATGCTGTCTTCACCCCCTTCATCCAGGCCACCTGTAAAATTAAGTTCTAAGACCGTGAAATTGGCAAAAGCTTACCAGGGAGAACCGGGAAAAGATATCAAGAAGCCTGGAAACCTCTCATCGACTTTGGAGAAACTTTATGCATGGGAGAAAAAATTGTACAAGGAAGTTAAG GACGAAGAAAAGCTACGGGTTGACTATGAAAAGAAGTGcaagaaattgaaaaatctAGATAATCATGGAGCTGAGTCTGCTAAGATTGATGCCGCACAGGCTTCTGTACGGAAGTTATTAACCAAAATTAATGTTTGTATCAGAGCTGCTGATACCATATCGAGGAGGATACATAAGTTGAGGGATGAAGAATTGCTTCCCCAAGTCACGGAATTGATTCACGG ATTGATAAGAATGTGGAAATCCATGCTTAAATGCCACAAGAAACAGTTCCAAGCTATTATGGAGAGCAAAATTCGATCTCTTAAGGTGAGCACTGGCCTTCGAAAAGATTCTGGTTTGAAAGCTACTCTTGAACTTGAAATGGAGCTTCTGAGCTGGTGCGCCTCCTTTAACAATTGGGTCAGCACCCAAAAGTCCTATGTGGAGTCCTTAAATGGGTGGCTTTCAAGGTGCATTAATCAGGAACCTGAAGAAACTACCGATGGAGTTGCCCCTTTCTCCCCAGGCCGGATGGGAGCTCCACCCATTTTTGTAGTTTGTAATGATTGGTGCCAAGCAATGGAAAGAATTTCCGAAAAGGGGGTGGCAGGTGCGATGCAAGATTTTGCTTCAACCTTACACCAGTTATGGGAAAGGCAGGACGAGGAGCAACGTCAGAGGATCAAAGCTGAGTATGTCTCCAAGAATTTGGAGAGCCAACTCAGAAAATTGCGTATGGAGAGAGCAAAAAGAGACCATGACCATGATGCATCAACAGACAAAAGTGCTCTGTCAAAGTCTCCTTCCGATAGTGGAGTTTCACCACTAGATGATCTGAAGGTGGATTTGGATTCAATGAAGAAGAGATTAGCCGAGGAGAGAGCGAGGCATAAGGAGGCCATCAAATTAGTTAATCACGCAGCTTCCAATAGTTTGCAAGGTGGTTTGGTCCCAATTTTTGGAACTTTAGATAGTTTCACTTCAGAGGCTCTGAAAGTTCACGAGCAAGTCAGACTTCAAGATGCCAGAGGCTCATAG